One genomic region from Reichenbachiella ulvae encodes:
- a CDS encoding DMT family transporter yields the protein MQNKDSLAWVLLGLISLIWGSSFILIKKGLLVMNASEVGTLRIFMASLALAPFGFRSIRKIPVRKLPYVFIVGFFGSYIPAMLFAIAQTQVDSAVTGIINSFTPIFVSLIGATFFQMRMTRAASIGIIIGFLGCVFIMLGGANFQLGKINYSGFFILAATVMYGVNANVIKTYLAEVKALHITAVSFLLVLPISGLYLFLGTNILDKIGTQGFALGFTYISILGVIGTALAMFIFNNLVKIATPVFASSCTYIIPIIAIAWGLLDGESLNIYQSLGVVIVLVGVYLANRK from the coding sequence ATGCAAAATAAAGATTCGCTGGCCTGGGTACTACTCGGGCTTATTTCCCTAATCTGGGGCAGTTCCTTCATTCTCATCAAAAAAGGACTGCTGGTTATGAATGCCAGCGAGGTAGGAACGCTTCGGATTTTCATGGCTTCTTTGGCATTGGCTCCATTTGGATTTCGTTCCATCAGGAAAATCCCTGTGCGAAAATTGCCCTACGTTTTTATAGTGGGATTTTTTGGCAGCTACATTCCCGCCATGCTTTTTGCGATAGCGCAAACGCAAGTTGATAGTGCCGTTACCGGAATCATCAATTCGTTCACTCCTATATTCGTCTCTCTCATTGGGGCCACATTTTTTCAGATGAGAATGACCCGGGCAGCTTCAATCGGAATCATCATTGGTTTTCTCGGTTGTGTGTTTATCATGCTTGGAGGGGCCAATTTTCAATTGGGCAAAATCAACTATTCTGGCTTTTTCATATTGGCAGCCACGGTTATGTATGGTGTCAATGCCAACGTGATCAAAACATATTTGGCAGAAGTCAAAGCGCTGCATATTACTGCCGTCTCATTCTTGCTCGTGTTGCCCATCAGTGGACTCTATTTATTTCTTGGCACGAATATTTTGGATAAAATCGGTACACAGGGTTTTGCTCTAGGGTTTACCTACATCTCCATCTTAGGAGTAATCGGTACAGCGCTTGCGATGTTCATTTTTAATAATCTGGTCAAAATCGCCACTCCAGTATTTGCTTCCTCCTGTACCTACATCATTCCGATCATTGCCATTGCCTGGGGGCTGCTGGATGGAGAGAGTTTGAACATTTACCAAAGCCTCGGCGTTGTGATTGTTTTGGTAGGTGTCTATCTTGCCAACCGTAAGTAA
- the dusB gene encoding tRNA dihydrouridine synthase DusB, whose protein sequence is MVKIEDIEIGEFPLLLAPMEDVSDPPFRAVCKENGADLMYTEFISSEGLIRDAAKSLQKLDIYDYERPIGIQIFGDKIESMREAAAKAEEADPEIIDINYGCPVKKVACKGAGAGILLDIPKMVEMTAEIVKRVNKPVTVKTRLGWDHDTIKIVEVAKRLQDVGIKALTIHGRTRQQMYKGEADWSYIKQVKEQPDIHIPIFGNGDIDSPEKAKEYRDVYGVDGIMIGRAAIGYPWIFNEIKHYFKTGEKLPPPTLEQRIDVVKSHLKFSVEWKGDKKGIFEMRRHYTNYFRGIAGVKPFRARLVETPTYEETLLVLDELGNELAGAELMTS, encoded by the coding sequence ATGGTCAAAATCGAAGACATAGAAATAGGTGAGTTTCCCTTGTTGCTTGCACCGATGGAAGATGTAAGTGACCCTCCATTCAGAGCGGTATGCAAAGAAAATGGCGCGGATCTGATGTACACAGAATTCATCTCTTCCGAAGGACTAATTCGTGATGCAGCCAAGAGCCTGCAAAAGCTGGACATCTATGACTATGAACGCCCGATTGGGATTCAGATTTTTGGTGACAAAATCGAATCAATGCGAGAAGCAGCCGCCAAAGCGGAAGAGGCTGATCCCGAAATCATTGATATCAATTATGGCTGTCCCGTCAAAAAGGTCGCATGCAAGGGAGCCGGGGCTGGTATTCTACTCGACATTCCCAAGATGGTCGAAATGACTGCCGAAATCGTGAAAAGAGTCAACAAACCAGTTACAGTTAAAACACGACTCGGATGGGATCACGATACGATCAAAATAGTTGAAGTAGCTAAAAGATTACAAGACGTAGGAATCAAAGCCCTGACCATCCATGGTCGTACACGTCAGCAGATGTACAAAGGCGAAGCAGACTGGTCTTATATCAAACAAGTGAAAGAACAACCTGATATTCACATTCCAATTTTTGGTAATGGAGATATCGACTCACCAGAAAAAGCCAAAGAATACCGGGATGTTTATGGTGTAGACGGAATTATGATTGGTAGAGCGGCCATCGGCTACCCTTGGATTTTCAACGAGATCAAGCACTATTTCAAGACAGGTGAAAAACTGCCTCCTCCGACACTGGAACAAAGAATTGATGTAGTTAAATCACACCTGAAGTTTTCAGTAGAGTGGAAGGGAGACAAAAAAGGTATTTTCGAAATGCGCCGACACTATACCAATTACTTTAGAGGAATAGCTGGAGTCAAACCATTTCGTGCTCGTTTGGTGGAGACTCCTACTTATGAAGAAACGCTACTCGTACTTGATGAACTAGGAAATGAACTGGCAGGAGCTGAATTGATGACTTCTTAA
- a CDS encoding CPBP family intramembrane glutamic endopeptidase yields the protein MTELLPQGKNPFLSLIILVGYALIGLFVFQFFAFVLIIPFTDMGLVEFTGAMSSITSYPELKPHLLFIQFMSSLGGFVLAPFAFIYQQEKRGLFLDFHSKQLTAPAFLLAIGVTLCFIVADSVIIEWNMNLEFPEPFQSWAKGSEEQAAELTKFLTSIDSLPYFIAVFVTVAILPAVGEELLFRGLVQKYFTVAFKNPHVAIWITAILFSAFHFQFFGFVPRMLLGALFGYLFYFSGNLLYAILGHLINNGLTVLMMYLYQEEIVNYDIENTESIPLESVGIFAILGIGLFVLYTKQFKDKRLHDGLAKGV from the coding sequence ATGACAGAATTACTACCCCAAGGGAAGAACCCATTTTTAAGTTTAATCATACTCGTTGGTTATGCCTTGATTGGTCTGTTTGTCTTTCAGTTTTTTGCCTTTGTTCTCATCATTCCATTTACTGATATGGGTTTGGTTGAGTTTACTGGCGCTATGTCTAGCATTACCAGTTATCCAGAGCTAAAACCTCACCTGCTATTTATTCAATTCATGAGCTCATTGGGAGGCTTTGTTCTGGCACCCTTTGCATTTATCTATCAGCAAGAAAAGCGTGGTTTGTTTCTGGATTTTCACTCAAAGCAGCTTACCGCGCCTGCATTTTTGCTCGCCATTGGAGTTACACTTTGCTTTATCGTAGCGGACAGTGTGATTATAGAATGGAATATGAACTTGGAATTTCCTGAACCTTTCCAGTCTTGGGCCAAGGGAAGTGAGGAGCAGGCAGCAGAGTTAACCAAATTTTTGACCTCCATTGATAGCCTACCCTATTTCATTGCGGTATTCGTTACGGTTGCCATATTGCCGGCAGTAGGTGAGGAATTGTTGTTTCGTGGACTGGTTCAAAAATATTTTACAGTTGCTTTCAAAAATCCTCATGTGGCGATCTGGATTACCGCGATTCTTTTCAGCGCTTTTCATTTTCAGTTTTTTGGCTTTGTTCCGAGGATGTTATTAGGGGCCTTGTTTGGTTACTTATTTTATTTCTCTGGCAACTTGCTTTATGCCATTCTGGGTCATTTGATCAACAATGGTTTGACCGTTTTGATGATGTATCTTTATCAGGAGGAAATCGTCAACTACGATATTGAAAATACCGAATCGATTCCCTTGGAAAGCGTGGGCATATTTGCCATCTTAGGGATTGGACTTTTTGTACTTTATACAAAACAATTTAAAGATAAACGGTTGCATGACGGACTGGCAAAAGGTGTATAG
- a CDS encoding DUF2007 domain-containing protein, with product MTDWQKVYSDKNEYRANIVVSVLEDFGIQPVLVNKKDAAYQLGHFEVHVAADHVIRAIKIIKDDINFN from the coding sequence ATGACGGACTGGCAAAAGGTGTATAGCGACAAGAACGAATATCGCGCCAATATCGTCGTTTCTGTATTAGAGGACTTTGGAATTCAGCCGGTGCTGGTCAATAAAAAAGATGCGGCCTACCAGTTGGGGCATTTCGAAGTACATGTAGCGGCTGATCATGTGATCAGAGCGATTAAGATTATAAAAGATGACATCAACTTCAACTAA
- a CDS encoding phosphatidate cytidylyltransferase, whose translation MTSTSTKYADLAKRLVTGIIGAFCVIFAIAYDMWGFFAVFLITSVLTQWEFYKLIKANGIIPLRTYGTLMGILIYTLFFLASSGILPDLDWFYVILPLTSGVYFIKLYKKDEKKPFTNIAFTFLGIFYVALPISLLSVAAFTHGHYSYEIIIGLFLILWASDTGAYFAGIQFGKRKLFERVSPKKSWEGSVGGAILSLLFALGVSHYFHDLARWQWIVISIITVVCGTYGDLIESLFKRSMQIKDSGKKLPGHGGFLDRFDGLLLSVPFIVIFLKFCMKY comes from the coding sequence ATGACATCAACTTCAACTAAGTACGCCGATCTGGCGAAACGTTTGGTCACAGGTATTATCGGCGCATTTTGTGTCATCTTCGCCATTGCTTATGATATGTGGGGCTTCTTCGCTGTTTTTTTGATTACCAGTGTGCTTACCCAGTGGGAGTTTTACAAGTTGATCAAAGCCAATGGCATCATACCACTCCGTACCTATGGCACGCTGATGGGTATTTTGATTTACACTTTGTTTTTTCTGGCTTCATCAGGAATCTTACCAGACCTGGATTGGTTCTATGTGATTCTTCCGCTTACCTCTGGTGTATATTTTATCAAGCTTTATAAGAAGGACGAAAAAAAGCCATTTACCAATATAGCATTTACCTTTCTTGGGATCTTTTATGTGGCTTTGCCAATCTCCCTATTGAGCGTGGCAGCATTTACTCATGGGCATTACAGTTATGAAATCATCATAGGCTTGTTTTTAATTTTATGGGCTAGCGACACAGGTGCCTATTTTGCAGGGATTCAATTTGGAAAGAGAAAATTGTTCGAAAGAGTTTCGCCTAAGAAATCATGGGAAGGAAGCGTAGGTGGAGCGATCCTTTCACTTCTTTTCGCTTTAGGTGTTTCCCATTATTTTCATGATTTGGCGAGATGGCAATGGATCGTGATATCTATTATCACGGTAGTCTGTGGAACTTATGGAGACCTAATCGAATCTTTGTTTAAACGAAGTATGCAAATCAAGGACTCAGGCAAGAAGCTGCCAGGTCATGGAGGATTTTTAGATCGTTTTGATGGTTTGTTGTTATCCGTACCATTCATTGTGATCTTCTTAAAATTCTGCATGAAGTACTAG
- a CDS encoding Glu/Leu/Phe/Val family dehydrogenase codes for MGYIEPAPIKDKENPFESMMSRFNVAAQALGLDDEIYNVLKSPYKQAIVSLPVTMDDGSIRVFEGYRVIHSNILGPSKGGVRFDLGVNLDEVKALAAWMTWKCAVVDIPYGGAKGGIKCNPREMSAGEIERLTRAYTQTLNEIFGPDRDIPAPDMGTGPREMAWMMDEYSKSQGMTVNAVVTGKPLVLGGSLGRTEATGRGVMISALSAMEKRQINPFNAKCAIQGFGNVGSWAAKLLEERGVKVVAISDISGAYFNDNGINIAKAIEYRDANNRSLEGFDGAERIEGDELLYLDVDVLIPAAMEDVITKDNAAKIKAKLIVEGANGPTSAKADAILKENDVWAVPDILANAGGVTVSYFEWVQNRLGYKWTRERVNRRSDRIMKSSFNHVYDVSEEYNVSLRIAAYIVAIDKVSNTYKYRGGF; via the coding sequence ATGGGATACATAGAACCTGCTCCAATTAAGGATAAAGAGAATCCTTTCGAGTCTATGATGTCGAGGTTTAATGTGGCTGCTCAAGCCCTTGGCCTGGACGATGAAATCTATAATGTTTTAAAATCTCCCTACAAACAAGCCATTGTATCACTTCCTGTCACCATGGATGATGGTTCGATCAGAGTGTTCGAAGGCTATCGTGTGATCCATTCCAATATTTTGGGTCCATCCAAAGGTGGTGTCAGATTTGATTTGGGTGTAAACCTGGATGAAGTCAAAGCCCTGGCTGCCTGGATGACCTGGAAATGTGCGGTGGTGGATATTCCCTATGGTGGTGCAAAAGGGGGCATCAAATGTAATCCAAGGGAAATGTCTGCTGGTGAAATCGAGAGACTCACACGAGCATACACCCAGACGTTGAATGAAATATTCGGCCCGGACAGGGATATCCCTGCTCCTGATATGGGAACCGGTCCTCGCGAGATGGCCTGGATGATGGATGAATATTCTAAATCTCAGGGTATGACCGTCAATGCTGTCGTAACTGGAAAGCCATTGGTATTGGGCGGATCGCTGGGTAGAACCGAAGCGACTGGTCGTGGAGTAATGATCTCTGCTTTGTCTGCTATGGAAAAACGACAAATCAATCCTTTCAACGCCAAGTGCGCGATTCAGGGGTTTGGTAATGTGGGATCCTGGGCAGCTAAGCTGTTAGAAGAGCGTGGAGTGAAAGTCGTAGCGATTAGCGATATCTCTGGTGCTTACTTTAACGACAATGGAATCAACATCGCTAAGGCGATCGAATACCGTGATGCCAACAACAGAAGTTTAGAAGGTTTTGATGGAGCTGAAAGAATTGAAGGGGATGAACTACTCTACCTCGACGTAGATGTGTTGATTCCTGCAGCAATGGAAGACGTAATTACAAAAGATAATGCTGCCAAAATCAAAGCTAAACTGATCGTAGAAGGCGCCAACGGACCGACATCCGCTAAGGCAGATGCCATCTTGAAAGAAAATGATGTGTGGGCAGTTCCGGATATTCTGGCCAATGCGGGTGGAGTAACGGTGTCCTACTTCGAATGGGTTCAAAATCGATTGGGATACAAATGGACACGTGAGCGTGTCAACCGTAGATCGGATCGTATTATGAAATCATCCTTTAATCACGTATATGATGTATCTGAAGAATACAACGTATCTTTGAGGATTGCAGCATATATTGTAGCAATTGATAAAGTATCTAACACTTATAAATACAGAGGAGGGTTCTAA
- a CDS encoding phosphatidylserine decarboxylase family protein, which produces MTLHKEGRKILFILLVVLFAINYLVKRYFPEPEIVQQLTLVASLVVYVLVLQFFRNPSIKIQIDDRVVLAPADGKVVVIENTMEGEYFKEERKQISIFMSPLNVHVCRTPVGGLVKYFKYHAGKYLVAWHPKSSTENERTTMVVENPNGVEVLVRQIAGAVARRIKWYTKESDRLLQGQEYGFIKFGSRLDIFLPLDAEIKVDLEQKTKGGRTVIAELK; this is translated from the coding sequence ATGACATTACATAAGGAAGGACGAAAAATTCTATTTATTCTACTCGTCGTTTTATTTGCCATCAACTATTTGGTCAAACGTTATTTTCCAGAGCCAGAGATTGTTCAACAGTTGACCTTAGTGGCGAGTTTAGTTGTTTATGTTTTGGTCCTGCAGTTTTTTAGAAACCCCAGTATTAAGATACAGATTGATGATAGGGTAGTACTGGCTCCAGCAGATGGAAAAGTAGTGGTGATTGAAAACACTATGGAGGGAGAGTATTTCAAAGAGGAAAGAAAACAAATTTCCATCTTTATGTCTCCTTTGAATGTTCATGTTTGCCGCACACCAGTAGGTGGATTGGTCAAATATTTTAAATACCACGCTGGGAAATACCTGGTAGCCTGGCATCCCAAATCAAGTACGGAAAATGAGAGAACCACGATGGTGGTAGAAAATCCTAATGGAGTGGAAGTTCTCGTTCGTCAAATAGCCGGAGCAGTCGCCAGGAGAATTAAATGGTATACCAAAGAGAGCGACAGATTGTTGCAAGGCCAGGAATATGGCTTTATCAAGTTTGGCTCTCGTTTGGATATTTTCTTGCCTTTGGATGCTGAAATCAAAGTGGATTTGGAGCAAAAGACCAAAGGTGGAAGAACTGTTATTGCTGAGCTGAAATAA
- a CDS encoding pseudouridine synthase, which translates to MQRRNKPQKSKTTPYKSISYPIRINKYIANSGICSRRDADKLIQEGRIKVNDQVVTEMGMQIERKDEVKYNNKVISPQNFVYVLLNKPKDYISTMEDPENRRTVMDLVKNACDERIYPVGRLDRNTTGLLLLTNDGELSQKMTHPSYKIKKIYQVELDKPITTHHFEDIANGFELEDGPVQINDLAVLDSSKKTIGVQIHIGRNRIVRRIFEHFGYEVVKLDRTMYGPLTKKDLPRGNWRMLTDKEVILLKNLS; encoded by the coding sequence ATGCAAAGAAGAAACAAGCCCCAAAAGTCCAAAACCACTCCATATAAATCGATTTCCTACCCTATCCGAATCAATAAATATATTGCCAACTCTGGTATTTGTTCCAGACGAGACGCAGACAAATTGATTCAGGAAGGAAGAATCAAAGTCAATGATCAAGTGGTCACCGAAATGGGGATGCAAATCGAACGCAAGGATGAGGTGAAATACAACAACAAAGTCATAAGCCCTCAAAACTTTGTCTATGTGCTACTGAATAAACCCAAGGACTACATCAGTACGATGGAGGATCCAGAAAACCGCAGAACTGTAATGGATCTGGTCAAAAATGCATGTGACGAAAGAATCTATCCAGTTGGGCGACTGGACCGTAATACAACTGGCTTACTATTGCTAACCAACGATGGAGAGTTGTCTCAGAAAATGACTCATCCGTCATACAAGATCAAAAAGATATATCAAGTCGAATTGGATAAGCCAATTACAACTCACCACTTCGAGGACATAGCGAATGGCTTTGAACTAGAAGATGGACCTGTTCAGATCAATGATTTGGCTGTATTGGATAGCAGTAAAAAAACGATCGGCGTTCAAATCCATATCGGTAGAAACCGAATTGTTAGAAGGATCTTCGAACACTTCGGGTATGAGGTGGTCAAACTGGACCGCACCATGTATGGCCCATTGACCAAGAAAGACCTACCAAGAGGAAACTGGAGAATGCTAACAGATAAGGAAGTAATTCTATTGAAAAACCTGAGCTGA
- the scpB gene encoding SMC-Scp complex subunit ScpB — translation MDFLSNHIEALIFCSPKPITDKEIRNCLSEMFEADVPMKDIEEAIVSIEEKYASEEFSFEPVKSGGGYQFLTKPAYQTSISILLKQQSKKRLSNSALETLAIIAYKQPVTKGDMEQIRGVNCDYSVQKLLEKELIEIKGKSEAVGRPLLYGTSQNFIDYFGINNLNELPTLKDFEQKDNEIGESQD, via the coding sequence TTGGACTTTTTGTCCAACCATATCGAGGCGTTGATATTTTGTTCGCCTAAACCCATTACGGACAAGGAGATTAGAAACTGCTTGTCCGAAATGTTTGAAGCGGACGTCCCTATGAAAGATATAGAGGAAGCCATAGTTTCTATAGAGGAAAAATACGCCTCGGAAGAGTTCTCTTTCGAGCCGGTCAAAAGTGGGGGCGGTTATCAATTTTTGACTAAACCTGCCTACCAGACCAGCATCAGCATCCTGCTGAAACAGCAATCCAAAAAAAGACTTTCGAATTCCGCTCTGGAAACCCTGGCGATCATTGCCTACAAGCAGCCCGTTACCAAAGGGGACATGGAGCAAATCCGAGGTGTCAACTGTGACTACTCGGTTCAAAAGTTGCTGGAAAAGGAGTTGATCGAGATCAAAGGCAAATCAGAAGCGGTTGGGAGACCCCTCCTCTATGGCACCAGTCAAAACTTCATTGATTATTTCGGAATCAACAATCTCAATGAACTTCCGACGCTCAAAGATTTCGAGCAAAAGGACAACGAAATCGGGGAATCTCAAGATTAG
- a CDS encoding TraR/DksA family transcriptional regulator, with product MSEREKTRYSADELKEFEELINNKLEKAWNELNYIKESITRSKDSGTDSSYGNVKTLEDGADTAEKESLNQLAARQQKFITNLENALIRIKNGTYGICKESGKLISKERLRAVPHTTLSIDSKLKQNS from the coding sequence ATGAGCGAAAGAGAGAAAACACGTTATTCTGCCGATGAGCTGAAGGAGTTTGAAGAACTAATCAACAACAAGTTGGAGAAGGCGTGGAACGAACTAAACTACATCAAGGAGTCGATTACCAGAAGTAAAGACTCAGGGACTGATAGCTCGTATGGGAATGTGAAAACACTGGAAGACGGTGCAGATACAGCTGAAAAAGAAAGCTTGAATCAATTGGCAGCCAGACAACAGAAATTCATTACCAATCTGGAAAATGCTTTGATCCGAATCAAAAATGGTACCTATGGTATCTGCAAGGAGAGCGGAAAACTGATAAGCAAAGAAAGATTAAGAGCGGTACCTCATACGACGCTTTCGATAGATTCTAAACTGAAGCAGAATAGCTAA
- a CDS encoding isoaspartyl peptidase/L-asparaginase family protein — protein MKKYYLIIILFVASCFSIFPAFAQNIPGKGDIAIVIHGGAGYIQRPNLSPEQEKDYRAKLEEALKAGYEKLDQGASAEEAVVAAIQILEASPLFNSGVGAVLTEEGKAELDASIMNGADGSAGAVAGVSRIKSPILGAMAVKDQSPHVMMAREGAEKFAETQGLEMVDPDYFVTDKRIAQWERMKKEQLEKAEGSIKNWEDTKMGTVGAVALDRNGNIAAGTSTGGMMMKKFGRIGDSPIIGAGTFAENESCGISATGHGEFFMRNVVAYDIAAKMKYQNISLFQAANEVVIQKLKKIEGAGGIIGLDQEGNITMTFNTPGMFRGYMNKKGKPVSMIYGLED, from the coding sequence ATGAAAAAGTATTACTTGATTATCATCTTATTTGTTGCCTCTTGCTTCAGTATTTTTCCAGCATTTGCTCAGAATATACCTGGAAAAGGAGACATAGCCATCGTGATTCATGGTGGGGCGGGATATATACAACGTCCAAATCTCAGTCCTGAACAAGAAAAAGACTATCGAGCCAAATTGGAAGAGGCCCTAAAAGCAGGATATGAAAAACTGGATCAGGGAGCATCTGCCGAAGAGGCAGTAGTTGCTGCAATTCAAATTCTGGAAGCTTCTCCGTTATTCAACTCTGGTGTAGGTGCAGTGTTGACGGAAGAAGGAAAAGCAGAACTGGATGCCTCTATTATGAATGGTGCAGATGGATCAGCCGGTGCAGTGGCAGGTGTCAGCCGAATCAAAAGCCCGATATTGGGAGCCATGGCTGTTAAAGATCAATCACCACACGTGATGATGGCTCGGGAGGGTGCCGAAAAATTTGCCGAGACTCAAGGATTGGAAATGGTGGATCCGGATTATTTCGTCACCGACAAGCGCATAGCCCAATGGGAAAGAATGAAGAAAGAACAATTGGAAAAAGCAGAAGGCTCTATCAAAAACTGGGAAGACACCAAAATGGGAACGGTAGGAGCCGTAGCACTTGATAGAAATGGAAACATCGCGGCAGGTACTTCTACAGGAGGTATGATGATGAAAAAATTCGGGAGAATCGGTGATTCTCCGATCATAGGGGCTGGCACCTTTGCTGAAAATGAATCTTGCGGAATTTCTGCTACAGGTCATGGAGAGTTCTTCATGCGCAATGTGGTGGCCTATGATATTGCCGCGAAAATGAAATATCAGAATATTAGTTTGTTTCAGGCTGCAAATGAGGTAGTCATACAAAAACTGAAGAAAATCGAAGGAGCAGGTGGAATCATAGGCTTAGACCAGGAGGGAAACATTACGATGACATTCAACACACCCGGTATGTTTCGCGGCTACATGAACAAAAAAGGAAAACCAGTTTCTATGATTTATGGGTTGGAGGATTAA
- a CDS encoding YifB family Mg chelatase-like AAA ATPase — MLAKTYGSAVYGVDAHIITIEVNVSTGTKFFMVGLPDSAVKESEHRVESALKQNGFSMPRQKVIVNLAPADIKKEGSSYDLPIAIGILAASAQIDVPNLEEYLIMGELALDGSIRPIKGALPIAIEARKKGFKGLILPKENASEAAIVDNLQVLGADNLLQAVRHLTGFELIEPLEYDTRDMFQTHINEYEADFANVQGQENIKRSLEIAAAGGHNVIMIGPPGAGKTMLAKRLPSILPPLSLQESLETTKIHSVAGHLKEHASLIASRPFRAPHHTISDVALVGGGGIPQPGEISLANNGVLFLDELPEFKRAVLEVMRQPLEERKVTISRAKISIDFPANFMLIASMNPCPCGYYNHPEKECVCAPGVVQKYLNKVSGPLLDRIDLHVEVTPVSFDQLSADRKTESSEEIRKRVIEARLIQEERFKDQPEIYNNAMMNSQMVKSMCQINQAGKALLKTAMEKLGLSARAYDRILKVSRTIADLAGKEDIQIEHLAEAIQYRSLDRDGWAS; from the coding sequence ATGCTAGCAAAAACCTACGGAAGTGCAGTATATGGTGTGGATGCCCATATCATCACCATTGAAGTCAACGTCAGCACAGGAACTAAATTTTTTATGGTCGGTCTACCCGACTCGGCGGTCAAAGAAAGTGAACATCGCGTGGAGTCTGCCCTCAAGCAAAACGGGTTCAGCATGCCACGCCAAAAAGTGATCGTCAACCTAGCCCCTGCTGATATCAAAAAAGAAGGTTCGTCCTATGACCTGCCTATAGCTATCGGCATCTTGGCTGCCTCCGCTCAAATAGACGTTCCTAATCTGGAAGAATATCTAATCATGGGGGAGCTAGCACTGGACGGAAGCATCCGGCCGATCAAAGGTGCGCTTCCGATTGCCATTGAGGCAAGAAAAAAAGGCTTCAAAGGCTTGATACTGCCAAAAGAAAATGCCTCCGAAGCAGCCATCGTAGACAACTTACAAGTTCTGGGAGCAGACAATCTATTACAGGCCGTTCGACACCTCACTGGGTTTGAATTGATAGAACCACTGGAATATGACACTCGTGATATGTTCCAAACTCACATCAACGAATATGAAGCAGACTTTGCTAATGTTCAGGGACAGGAAAACATCAAGCGATCACTCGAGATAGCTGCAGCCGGCGGGCACAACGTAATCATGATCGGACCTCCAGGCGCGGGCAAAACGATGCTGGCAAAAAGACTGCCGTCCATTCTCCCTCCGCTGAGTCTGCAAGAATCTCTGGAAACCACAAAAATCCATTCGGTAGCAGGCCATCTCAAAGAGCACGCCTCGTTAATTGCCTCTCGACCATTCCGTGCGCCACATCATACGATCAGTGACGTTGCTTTAGTCGGAGGTGGGGGTATCCCACAGCCCGGTGAAATTTCTCTGGCCAACAATGGGGTTCTTTTTCTGGATGAATTACCGGAATTTAAGCGAGCAGTTCTAGAGGTGATGCGACAGCCTTTGGAAGAAAGAAAAGTCACCATTTCCAGAGCTAAAATCTCGATTGATTTCCCCGCCAACTTTATGCTGATCGCCAGTATGAACCCTTGCCCCTGTGGCTACTACAATCACCCCGAAAAAGAATGTGTCTGTGCTCCGGGAGTAGTACAAAAATACCTAAACAAAGTCAGCGGCCCCTTGCTGGACAGAATTGATCTTCATGTAGAAGTCACTCCCGTATCTTTCGATCAACTAAGTGCTGACCGAAAAACTGAAAGCAGCGAAGAAATTCGAAAGCGAGTCATTGAAGCCCGATTGATACAGGAAGAAAGATTCAAAGACCAACCCGAGATCTACAACAATGCGATGATGAATTCGCAAATGGTCAAATCCATGTGTCAGATCAATCAAGCAGGCAAGGCGCTACTCAAAACTGCCATGGAAAAACTCGGCCTATCAGCCAGAGCCTACGATCGCATCCTTAAAGTATCCAGAACCATCGCAGACCTAGCCGGAAAGGAGGACATCCAAATCGAACATCTCGCAGAGGCCATCCAATACAGAAGCCTCGACCGTGATGGATGGGCGAGTTGA